A DNA window from Onychostoma macrolepis isolate SWU-2019 chromosome 13, ASM1243209v1, whole genome shotgun sequence contains the following coding sequences:
- the LOC131552038 gene encoding gastrula zinc finger protein XlCGF57.1-like isoform X1, producing the protein MAFIKEESEDVKIEEAFRVKQEDTDTQTGLMALKEDNQELNEKEDKDEKHDFMTEENIFNCSETEKTLSRKKAKKTATKGNYTCQQCGKIFNQNRNLTVHMRVHTGEKPYTCQQCGKSFSQKASVKVHMRVHTGENPYTCQQCGKSFNRKGNLTVHMRVHTRETPFSCQQCGKSFTQKGSLKVHMRIHTGENPFTCQECGKNFIRKASLKSHMRVHTGEKPFTCSQCGTSFKHKGTLNAHMRIHTGEKPFVCGQCGKSFRFTVTLSHHMIIHTREKRFICHQCGRNFTDKKHLKNHVKIHLGEKPFMCHHCGKTCKNKANLEVHIRVHTGEKPFPCPQCGKRFALKGNREVHMRLHTGEKPYKCLKCKKSFMYLRELKCHLQTHSQKKLQHSVCENKFTKRSNFKNHLFVRSGERRINCDQCDKKFLLSSHLQIHLKSHADVRPYSCSFCRKSFKWLSSLKWHQKTCISVKSKLLSYK; encoded by the exons AtggcgtttattaaagaggagagtgaagacgtGAAGATTGAAGAAGCATTCAGAGTTAAACAAGAAGATACTGACAcacaaacag GCCTGATGGCGCTGAAAGAGGATAATCAAGAGCTGAATGAAAAAGAAGATAAAGATGAGAAACATGATTTCATGActgaagaaaacatttttaattgctCTGAGACTGAAAAGActttgtcaagaaaaaaagctaaaaagacAGCGACTAAAGGCAAttacacctgccaacagtgtggaaagatttttaatcaaaatagaAACCTTACAgtccacatgagagttcacactggagagaagccttataCATGCCagcagtgtggaaagagtttcagtcaAAAAGCAAGTGTTAAAGTCcatatgagagttcacactggagaaaacccttacacctgccaacagtgtggaaaaagtttcaaCAGAAAAGGAAACCTGACAgtccacatgagagttcacacaaGAGAAACCCCATTctcctgccaacagtgtggaaaaagcTTCACTCAGAAAGGAAGCCTTAAAgttcacatgagaattcacactggagaaaaccCTTTTACCTGCCAAGAGTGTGGAAAAAATTTCATTCGAAAAGCAAGTCTTAAAAGCcatatgagagttcacactggagagaagcctttcacatGCTCTCAATGTGGAACAAGTTTTAAACATAAAGGAACCCTTAATgcccacatgagaattcacactggagagaagccgtttgTGTGtggtcagtgtggaaagagtttcagattTACAGTAACCCTTAGTCACCACATGATAATTCACACAAGAGAGAAACGTTTTATATGTCATCAGTGTGGAAGGAATTTCACAGACAAGAAGCATCTCAAGAATCATGTAAAGATTCATTtgggagagaagcctttcatgTGCCATCACTGTGGAAAGACTTgcaaaaacaaagcaaaccTTGAGGTTCACAtaagagttcacactggagagaagcctttcccctgccctcagtgtggaaagcgTTTCGCACTCAAAGGAAACCGTGAGGTTCACATGAggctccacactggagagaagccttacaagTGTCTTAAATGTAAGAAGAGTTTCATGTATCTTAGAGAGCTGAAATGTCATTTGCAAACTCATTCTCAAAAGAAACTACAACAttcagtgtgtgaaaacaagtTTACTAAGAGGAGCAATTTCAAAAATCATCTCTTTGTTCGCTCTGGAGAAAGGCGAATTAATTGTGATCAGTGTGATAAAAAATTTCTTTTGTCATCACACTTACAGATACACCTGAAAAGTCATGCAGATGTGAGACCCTATTCTTGTTCTTTCTGTAGAAAGAGTTTTAAATGGCTCAGCAGTTTAAAATGGCACCAGAAAACATGTATATCTGTGAAATCAAAGCTACtgtcatataaatga
- the LOC131552038 gene encoding gastrula zinc finger protein XlCGF57.1-like isoform X2 produces the protein MAFIKEESEDVKIEEAFRVKQEDTDTQTGLMALKEDNQELNEKEDKDEKHDFMTEENIFNCSETEKTLSRKKAKKTATKGNYTCQQCGKIFNQNRNLTVHMRVHTGEKPYTCQQCGKSFSQKASVKVHMRVHTGENPYTCQQCGKSFNRKGNLTVHMRVHTRETPFSCQQCGKSFTQKGSLKVHMRIHTGENPFTCQECGKNFIRKASLKSHMRVHTGEKPFTCSQCGTSFKHKGTLNAHMRIHTGEKPFVCGQCGKSFRFTVTLSHHMIIHTREKRFICHQCGRNFTDKKHLKNHVKIHLGEKPFMCHHCGKTCKNKANLEVHIRVHTGEKPFPCPQCGKRFALKGNREVHMRLHTGEKPYKCLKFPLDAAVVEKFITGLEAVGELMEIFSFSTSDAITSGVMGAF, from the exons AtggcgtttattaaagaggagagtgaagacgtGAAGATTGAAGAAGCATTCAGAGTTAAACAAGAAGATACTGACAcacaaacag GCCTGATGGCGCTGAAAGAGGATAATCAAGAGCTGAATGAAAAAGAAGATAAAGATGAGAAACATGATTTCATGActgaagaaaacatttttaattgctCTGAGACTGAAAAGActttgtcaagaaaaaaagctaaaaagacAGCGACTAAAGGCAAttacacctgccaacagtgtggaaagatttttaatcaaaatagaAACCTTACAgtccacatgagagttcacactggagagaagccttataCATGCCagcagtgtggaaagagtttcagtcaAAAAGCAAGTGTTAAAGTCcatatgagagttcacactggagaaaacccttacacctgccaacagtgtggaaaaagtttcaaCAGAAAAGGAAACCTGACAgtccacatgagagttcacacaaGAGAAACCCCATTctcctgccaacagtgtggaaaaagcTTCACTCAGAAAGGAAGCCTTAAAgttcacatgagaattcacactggagaaaaccCTTTTACCTGCCAAGAGTGTGGAAAAAATTTCATTCGAAAAGCAAGTCTTAAAAGCcatatgagagttcacactggagagaagcctttcacatGCTCTCAATGTGGAACAAGTTTTAAACATAAAGGAACCCTTAATgcccacatgagaattcacactggagagaagccgtttgTGTGtggtcagtgtggaaagagtttcagattTACAGTAACCCTTAGTCACCACATGATAATTCACACAAGAGAGAAACGTTTTATATGTCATCAGTGTGGAAGGAATTTCACAGACAAGAAGCATCTCAAGAATCATGTAAAGATTCATTtgggagagaagcctttcatgTGCCATCACTGTGGAAAGACTTgcaaaaacaaagcaaaccTTGAGGTTCACAtaagagttcacactggagagaagcctttcccctgccctcagtgtggaaagcgTTTCGCACTCAAAGGAAACCGTGAGGTTCACATGAggctccacactggagagaagccttacaagTGTCTTAAAT TTCCACTGGATGCAGCGGTGGTGGAGAAGTTCATAACTGGGCTGGAAGCGGTGGGTGAACTGATGGAAATTTTTTCATTTAGCACTAGTGATGCCATTACTAGTGGTGTTATGGGTGCCTTTTGA
- the LOC131552039 gene encoding gastrula zinc finger protein XlCGF26.1-like, whose protein sequence is MAFIKEENEDMKIEGACSVKQEDTDTQTDLMAPKEEREELNELEEKDQTHNFMIGEKSHTTQTENISSRTKTKMTKSKCYFICPQCGKRFTQKANLKVHIRSHTGEKPFTCKLCGRSFSRKESLKIHMTIHTGEKPFVCGQCGKSFRCKEILNSHLRVHSEETHFRCHQCGRSFRFKKNLNTHMRVHSGEKPYSCHHCGKRFVHKVSHKNHMKIHNEEKPFMCAQCGTCFKYKATLNAHMRDHTGETPFACKLCGKSFSHKGNLKTHMRIHTGEQPFTCEQCGKSFRRKETLDSHMRVHTGESPYSCKVCGNGFSRKGNLNTHMKIHTGEKPFICDQCGKSFGRKETLNYHMRIHLRENSLTCHECGKSFTDSNLLKKHVVIHIGDKPFMCYFCGKTCKSKSNLENHIKVHTGEKPFTCQECGKGFTVKGNLHIHMRVHTGEKPYKCLQCEKTFTYPKDLKRHMQIKCENKTAVF, encoded by the coding sequence ACCTGATGGCGCCtaaagaggagagagaagaACTTAATGAATTGGAAGAGAAAGACCAGACACATAATTTCATGattggagaaaaatcacacaccacacagactgaaaATATTTCCTCACGAACAAAGACTAAGATGACCAAATCTAAATGTTATTTCATCTGCCCACAATGTGGAAAACGTTTCACTCAAAAAGCAAACCTTAAAGTCCACATTAGaagtcacactggagagaagcctttcactTGCAAACTGTGTGGGAGGAGCTTCTCACGAAAAGAAAGTCTTAAGATTCACATGacaattcacactggagagaagccgtttgTATGtggtcagtgtggaaagagtttcagatgTAAAGAAATCCTTAATTCCCACTTGAGGGTCCACTCAGAAGAGACCCATTTTAGATGTCATCAGTGTGGAAGGAGTTTCCGATTCAAAAAAAACCTCAATactcacatgagagttcactctggagagaagccttactcATGCCATCATTGTGGAAAGCGATTTGTTCATAAAGTAAGCCACAAGAATCACATGAAGATTCACAATGAAGAGAAGCCATTCATGTGTGCTCAGTGTGGAACATGTTTCAAGTATAAAGCAACCCTTAATGCCCACATGAGAGATCACACTGGAGAAACTCCGTTTGCCTGCAAATTGTGTGGGAAGAGCTTCTCACATAAAGGAAATCTTAAGactcacatgagaattcacaccggAGAGCAGCCATTCACGTGtgaacagtgtggaaagagtttcagacgTAAAGAAACCCTTGATTcccacatgagagttcacactggagagagccCTTACAGCTGCAAAGTGTGTGGGAATGGCTTCTCACGAAAGGGCAATCTTAATACTCACATGAAAATTCACACCGGTGAGAAGCCGTTTATTTGTGaccagtgtggaaagagttttggaCGTAAAGAAACGCTTAATTACCACATGAGGATTCATTTAAGAGAGAACAGTTTAACATGTCatgagtgtggaaagagtttcacagaTAGTAATCTCCTTAAGAAGCATGTAGTAATTCACATCGGGGATAAGCCTTTCATGTGTTATTTCTGTGGAAAGACATGTAAAAGCAAATCAAACCTTGAGAATCACATAaaagttcacactggagagaagcctttcacctgccaaGAGTGTGGAAAAGGTTTTACAGTTAAAGGAAACCTTCAcattcacatgagagttcacaccggagagaagccttacaagTGTCTTCAGTGTGAGAAGACTTTCACATATCCAAAAGACCTGAAACGTCATAtgcaaattaaatgtgaaaataaaactgCTGTGTTCTGA